Sequence from the Bacillus thuringiensis genome:
TATAGAATATCGAGAGGCATTTTTACGTACGGATGAACAACCACATGGAAGCAGTTCTTTACAAAATTTTGATACACTTGATGAATGGTTTGAAAAAGTGAGAAAGCAAGAACGAGGAGAAAATTTATTGGCTAATCGAGTACCATCCAGTCAATTTTTAAGTTTTGAAAAAGGGGAACTTATAGGTTTTGTGAATATTAGACATCGATTAAACGAAGATTTATTACGGGAAAGTGGTCATATTGGATATAGTGTTCATCCGAATAAACGTCGCCAAGGTTATGCGATAAAACAATTGAAACTAGCATTAGGTGAAGTGCAAAAGTTAGGGGTGCAGAGAGTGTTAATAACTTGCGATAAAGTTAATATCGCTTCGGCTAAAACGATTCAAAAGGTTGGCGGTGTGTTAGAAGATGAAGTGGTTTCTTCTCATACAGGCGAAATTGTTCAACGTTATTGGGTAGAAATATGATCTAGTAGGAATTTGAAAAGGTAATATCGAAATAGATAAATGAAAAAGTAATGATGTACTGCAATTTTAGGGGGAAATGAAGTGGGATTAAAAGAGAAAGCAATAGAAATGTCGGAGATTTATAGGGAGAATCCGAAAGTGGAGGCTGTTATTTTAGCGGGTTCAGTAGCTAGAAAACTAGAAGATGAACATTCAGATATTGAGTTACATATTTTATGGTCAGCACCACTAGAGGATGAAGATCGTAAAGGCCCTATTAGCCATATTGGTGGAACGATTTTGTCATATCATCCTTACGAGGACGAAGAATGGTCGGAAACATATTTGACGAAAGAAGGAATTAAATTAGAGATTAGTAACTTTCTAATAGAAACAGTAGAGAAAGTTATTTCGGATGTGGTGGATCAATATGATATAAGTTATGAAAAACAATGTATCGTATCATCCATTCATGACGGTGTTAGTTTGTATGGAGAAGAGAAAGTGAATGAATTAAAAGATAGAGTGGTATCATA
This genomic interval carries:
- a CDS encoding GNAT family N-acetyltransferase, with product MKLLKPTHEYSEQIIEYREAFLRTDEQPHGSSSLQNFDTLDEWFEKVRKQERGENLLANRVPSSQFLSFEKGELIGFVNIRHRLNEDLLRESGHIGYSVHPNKRRQGYAIKQLKLALGEVQKLGVQRVLITCDKVNIASAKTIQKVGGVLEDEVVSSHTGEIVQRYWVEI
- a CDS encoding DUF4037 domain-containing protein — encoded protein: MGLKEKAIEMSEIYRENPKVEAVILAGSVARKLEDEHSDIELHILWSAPLEDEDRKGPISHIGGTILSYHPYEDEEWSETYLTKEGIKLEISNFLIETVEKVISDVVDQYDISYEKQCIVSSIHDGVSLYGEEKVNELKDRVVSYPEKLAEQMISENLWLSNRWHNREALLKRKDWLMLYDVICEVQRNIFGVLFGLNRMYVHHPAFKWMLNNVERMSIKPENLYERMGNTLIGKPEYSVQELEVLIEEVLQLVEQYAPELHIAEQQKRIQYAK